One Phycisphaerae bacterium RAS2 DNA window includes the following coding sequences:
- the nqo4 gene encoding NADH-quinone oxidoreductase subunit 4: MTTLTDIQPTTLQRDDLGGDLWTLNFGPQHPATHTTLRLVLELDGETVVGCTPHIGYLHSGFEKLGEHLNYDQYVVVTDRMNYISPMANNIAWHTACEKLFGIELTPRCKAIRTIIAELARIQDHLLCIGTAGLDLGGFTAFLYAFNEREYIYDLFEEVCGARFTTSYTRVGGLMYDIPPEWPGHVTAFIQRLPNALGDFESLLTRNRIFVERTRGIGVISREDAIAWSWTGPLARSAGIVRDLRKDEPYLCYADNWDGKGSRGVDFKVPIATGGDVFDRYLVRLEEVRQSMHIIKQLVDNIPAGPVNVLPNAKTALPDKREVYFSIEGLIHHFEKIMTNRGFEPPIGEAYGVNETANGELGFYLASDGGNMPYRARCRPPSFINYQIFPKLIVGHCISDIVAVLGSLNIIAAELDR, from the coding sequence ATGACCACCCTCACCGACATTCAACCGACGACGCTCCAGCGCGATGACCTCGGCGGCGATCTCTGGACCCTCAACTTCGGCCCGCAGCACCCCGCCACGCACACCACCCTGCGGCTCGTGCTCGAGCTTGACGGCGAGACCGTCGTCGGATGCACCCCGCACATCGGCTACCTGCACAGCGGCTTCGAGAAGCTCGGCGAGCACCTGAACTACGACCAGTACGTCGTCGTCACCGATCGAATGAACTACATCAGCCCGATGGCCAACAACATCGCATGGCACACCGCCTGCGAAAAACTGTTCGGCATCGAGCTGACGCCGCGATGCAAGGCCATCCGCACGATCATCGCCGAGTTGGCACGGATTCAGGACCACTTGCTCTGCATCGGCACGGCCGGCCTCGATCTGGGCGGCTTCACGGCGTTCCTCTACGCCTTCAACGAGCGCGAATACATCTACGATCTGTTTGAAGAGGTCTGCGGGGCGCGGTTCACCACGAGTTACACGCGCGTCGGCGGATTGATGTACGACATCCCGCCGGAATGGCCCGGCCATGTGACAGCCTTCATCCAGCGGTTGCCGAACGCCCTGGGCGATTTCGAATCGCTGCTTACGCGCAATCGCATCTTCGTCGAACGCACGCGGGGCATCGGCGTGATTTCAAGAGAGGACGCCATCGCCTGGAGCTGGACCGGCCCGCTGGCGCGATCGGCCGGCATCGTGCGCGACCTGCGCAAGGACGAGCCCTACCTGTGCTACGCCGACAACTGGGATGGCAAGGGTTCCCGCGGCGTGGATTTCAAGGTGCCCATCGCCACGGGCGGCGACGTGTTCGACCGCTACCTCGTTCGACTGGAGGAAGTGCGGCAGTCGATGCACATTATCAAGCAACTTGTCGATAATATTCCTGCCGGGCCGGTCAACGTTCTGCCCAACGCCAAGACCGCCCTGCCCGACAAGCGCGAAGTCTATTTCTCCATCGAGGGATTGATCCATCACTTCGAGAAGATCATGACCAACCGCGGATTTGAGCCGCCCATCGGCGAGGCCTACGGCGTCAACGAAACCGCCAACGGCGAACTGGGCTTCTACCTCGCCAGCGACGGCGGCAACATGCCCTACCGCGCCCGCTGCCGCCCGCCGAGCTTCATCAACTACCAGATCTTCCCGAAGCTCATCGTCGGCCACTGCATCAGCGACATCGTCGCCGTTCTGGGCAGCCTGAACATCATCGCGGCGGAGCTGGACCGATAA
- the fliA_1 gene encoding RNA polymerase sigma factor FliA, whose protein sequence is MVQTETNVKAAWKQYKKEPTQELRNQLIEQYMHIVRFNAERVHAKLPTEVDVDDLISAGMFGLIDAIDAFDLERGVKFETYCSPRVRGAILDELRSMDWVPRLVRNRSQKIQSATKALQSELGRIPSEREVAERIGVSAEEYDRMSRDSLAVSMTSLSRKAYGGDSSRDLTEIDVIKDESAENPIKELQKADLKQLIQKGLSSTERLILILYYYEEMTMKEIGLTLDLSESRVSQMHSAIVDRLRFQLRQRDKEFRL, encoded by the coding sequence ATGGTGCAGACCGAGACGAACGTCAAAGCGGCGTGGAAACAGTACAAGAAGGAACCGACGCAGGAGCTGCGAAACCAGCTCATCGAGCAGTACATGCACATCGTGCGGTTCAATGCCGAGCGCGTGCATGCCAAGCTGCCGACCGAGGTCGACGTGGACGATCTGATCTCGGCGGGCATGTTCGGCCTGATCGACGCGATCGACGCGTTTGACCTGGAACGCGGCGTGAAGTTTGAGACGTATTGCTCGCCGCGCGTCCGCGGTGCGATTCTCGATGAACTTCGCTCCATGGACTGGGTGCCGCGGCTCGTGCGCAACCGGTCGCAGAAGATTCAAAGCGCCACCAAGGCCCTGCAGAGCGAGCTGGGACGCATCCCCAGCGAGCGCGAAGTGGCCGAGCGCATTGGTGTCTCGGCCGAGGAATACGACCGAATGTCGCGCGATTCGCTGGCGGTCTCAATGACCAGTCTGTCGCGCAAGGCGTACGGCGGCGATTCATCGCGCGACCTGACGGAAATCGACGTCATCAAGGACGAGAGCGCCGAGAACCCGATCAAGGAATTGCAGAAGGCGGACCTCAAGCAATTGATCCAGAAAGGCCTTTCATCCACGGAGCGCCTGATTCTGATCCTGTATTACTATGAAGAGATGACGATGAAGGAGATCGGCCTGACGCTGGACCTGTCGGAGAGCCGCGTCAGTCAGATGCATTCTGCGATCGTGGATCGGTTGCGATTCCAGCTTCGCCAGCGCGACAAGGAGTTTCGCCTTTGA
- the flhA gene encoding Flagellar biosynthesis protein FlhA, with product MATAARQNGTAGGRLGGGAAIGRAAAFLHEQRGIILPMLAMSLVLVILIPLPTAMLDFLLIANVTLSALVLLTVMYMNGPLEFSSFPSLLLALTLLRLVLNTATTRLILTNADQGMDAAGHVIREFAEFVAAGSLAVGIIIFLIISVIQFVVITKGATRIAEVAARFTLDAMPGKQMAIDADLSAGLINEEESRRRRENITREADFYGAMDGASKFVRGDAIAGVVITLINIMGGIYVGMVEKSMPIMDCLSVFTRLTIGDGLVAQIPAFLISIAAGMIITRSTAKTNMGEELLGQITSRPISMVLSSAFLGILLFTPLPKVPLAAMGIGVGGLGYLMFGRAKRSEQAAVSAKAAKPKEPEKIETLLGVDALELEVGYGLVRLVDRKQGGDLLDRIGNIRRQMATELGLIVPPIRIRDNVQLEPNQYSVKLRGAAIAKGELMPGYLLAIDSGAVSEAVRGIDAVEPAFNLPAVWITEADRATAELRNYTVVETSSVLSTHLTEVIRRHASELLTRQDVSKLLDHLKEKSPKLVEEVVPDLLKLGDVQSVLQHLLRERVPVRDLETIIETLGDWAGRTKDAEVLAEYVRAALARTICDLHKDATNTIHGITLDTAVEDAILAHVERTDRGSYLTLPPATAHRIVGDIRRELDGAAAKTGGAQPVVFASPQVRMWVRRLIESALPMAAVLGYGEIVRGVSVRTHGMVTLVDATEDVSRPVHA from the coding sequence ATGGCGACGGCAGCAAGACAGAACGGTACGGCGGGGGGGCGACTCGGCGGCGGCGCGGCCATCGGGCGCGCGGCGGCGTTCCTGCACGAGCAGCGCGGCATCATTCTGCCCATGCTGGCGATGTCGCTGGTGTTGGTGATTCTGATTCCGCTGCCGACGGCGATGCTGGATTTCCTGTTGATCGCCAACGTCACACTGTCGGCGCTGGTGTTGCTGACCGTGATGTACATGAACGGGCCGCTGGAGTTCTCGTCGTTCCCGTCGTTGCTGCTGGCGCTGACGCTGCTGCGGCTCGTGCTGAACACAGCGACGACGCGGCTGATTCTGACCAACGCCGATCAGGGCATGGACGCGGCGGGGCACGTCATCCGGGAGTTCGCGGAGTTTGTGGCGGCCGGATCGCTGGCGGTCGGCATCATTATTTTCCTGATCATCTCGGTGATTCAATTCGTGGTCATCACCAAGGGCGCCACGCGCATCGCGGAAGTGGCCGCGCGCTTCACGCTCGATGCCATGCCCGGCAAACAGATGGCCATCGACGCCGATCTGTCGGCCGGATTGATCAATGAGGAGGAATCGCGCCGGCGTCGCGAGAACATTACGCGCGAAGCCGACTTTTACGGAGCCATGGACGGTGCCAGCAAATTCGTTCGCGGCGACGCCATCGCAGGCGTGGTCATCACGCTGATCAACATCATGGGCGGCATTTACGTCGGCATGGTCGAGAAGAGCATGCCGATCATGGACTGCCTAAGCGTCTTCACGCGGTTGACCATTGGTGACGGTCTGGTGGCGCAGATTCCGGCGTTCCTGATTTCCATCGCCGCCGGCATGATCATCACCCGCAGCACCGCCAAGACCAACATGGGCGAGGAGCTGCTCGGCCAGATCACGTCGCGCCCGATCTCGATGGTGCTCTCGTCGGCCTTCCTGGGAATTCTGCTGTTCACGCCGTTGCCCAAGGTCCCGCTCGCGGCGATGGGGATCGGCGTCGGCGGGCTAGGGTACCTGATGTTCGGCCGGGCGAAGAGGAGTGAACAGGCGGCGGTGAGCGCGAAGGCGGCCAAACCCAAGGAGCCGGAGAAAATTGAAACCCTGCTGGGTGTCGATGCGCTGGAGCTGGAAGTCGGCTACGGACTGGTGCGGCTGGTGGATCGCAAGCAGGGCGGCGACTTGCTCGATCGAATCGGGAACATCCGCCGACAGATGGCGACGGAGCTGGGGCTGATCGTGCCGCCGATCCGCATTCGGGACAACGTTCAGCTCGAACCGAATCAGTACAGCGTGAAGCTGCGCGGCGCGGCAATCGCCAAGGGCGAGCTGATGCCCGGGTACCTACTGGCGATTGATTCGGGCGCGGTGTCGGAGGCGGTGCGCGGGATCGATGCCGTTGAGCCGGCCTTCAACCTGCCCGCGGTGTGGATCACCGAGGCCGACCGGGCGACGGCGGAGCTGCGCAACTATACGGTTGTCGAAACGAGCAGCGTGTTGTCGACCCACCTGACCGAAGTGATCCGCCGTCATGCCTCGGAGCTGTTGACCCGGCAGGACGTGAGCAAGCTGCTGGATCACCTGAAGGAGAAATCGCCGAAGCTGGTCGAAGAGGTCGTGCCGGATCTGCTGAAGCTGGGCGACGTGCAGTCGGTGTTGCAGCATCTGCTGCGCGAGCGCGTGCCCGTGCGCGATCTGGAGACGATCATCGAGACGCTGGGCGACTGGGCCGGGCGCACGAAGGATGCCGAGGTCCTGGCGGAATATGTGCGGGCGGCGCTGGCGCGGACGATCTGCGACCTGCACAAGGACGCGACGAACACGATTCACGGCATCACGCTCGACACCGCGGTGGAAGACGCCATCCTCGCACACGTCGAGCGCACCGATCGGGGATCGTATCTGACGCTGCCGCCGGCGACGGCGCATCGGATCGTCGGTGACATTCGGCGCGAACTGGACGGCGCGGCGGCCAAGACGGGCGGCGCACAGCCGGTCGTGTTCGCGTCGCCGCAGGTACGGATGTGGGTGCGGCGGCTGATTGAGTCGGCGCTGCCGATGGCGGCGGTGCTGGGGTACGGGGAGATCGTCCGCGGCGTAAGCGTGCGGACCCATGGGATGGTGACGCTTGTCGACGCAACTGAAGACGTTTCGCGGCCGGTCCATGCCTGA
- the flhF gene encoding Flagellar biosynthesis protein FlhF, whose amino-acid sequence MPEALARVKAALGRDAVILHTRSIQRGGVLGLGAHTEIEITATADARVPIVRARDGGEAKELKQPDAARRPNGAEMTLPPAEPRLTEAHLSGLEARPMPPVELPAKSAPGPVAPRRDDVALLEEISAIRAMVEELSSRSPVDRTPDVPAELVQHYSRVIGQQVADDLAKELIDRVARATSGLPAPMRSCESPEFQQRVESELTRCIAEMMPPAESLTLRGDGRPTVIALVGPTGVGKTTTIAKLAANLTLREGRRVGLITQDHYRIAAVEQLATYARILRIPMEPVLTPQAMREAIQKLSHVDVILIDTAGRSQRDSARLTELGEFLAAAAPDQIHLVLSSTAGEPALRDAMERFEQVGARHVVFTKLDEAVGFGVLLNVLHRTGLRMSYFTTGQSVPDDIEPAAASRVARLIVGGATADPDDPEPVVNTASGKEGYVA is encoded by the coding sequence ATGCCTGAAGCGCTGGCGCGTGTGAAAGCGGCCCTTGGGCGGGATGCGGTCATCCTGCACACACGGTCGATTCAGCGCGGCGGCGTTCTGGGTCTCGGCGCGCACACGGAGATCGAGATCACGGCGACGGCCGACGCGCGCGTGCCGATCGTCCGCGCGCGCGATGGCGGCGAGGCGAAGGAATTGAAGCAACCCGATGCCGCGCGACGGCCGAATGGCGCGGAGATGACCCTACCCCCGGCTGAACCGCGATTGACGGAGGCGCACTTGAGCGGCCTGGAAGCGAGACCCATGCCGCCGGTTGAATTGCCTGCCAAATCGGCACCGGGGCCGGTCGCGCCGCGGAGAGATGACGTCGCGTTGCTGGAGGAGATCAGCGCGATCCGCGCGATGGTGGAGGAATTATCGAGCCGGTCGCCCGTGGATCGCACGCCCGACGTTCCCGCCGAGTTGGTGCAGCATTACTCCCGCGTGATCGGCCAGCAAGTGGCGGACGACCTGGCAAAGGAATTGATCGACCGCGTCGCTCGGGCTACTTCGGGCCTTCCGGCGCCGATGCGGTCCTGCGAATCGCCCGAATTCCAGCAGCGCGTCGAGAGCGAGTTGACACGCTGCATCGCCGAAATGATGCCGCCCGCCGAATCGCTGACCTTGCGCGGCGACGGTCGGCCGACAGTGATCGCGCTGGTCGGCCCCACCGGCGTTGGCAAGACGACGACGATCGCGAAGCTCGCGGCGAACTTGACGCTGCGCGAGGGCCGGCGCGTGGGCCTGATTACACAGGATCATTATCGCATTGCCGCGGTCGAGCAACTCGCCACGTACGCTCGAATCCTGCGCATTCCCATGGAGCCGGTCCTGACGCCGCAGGCCATGCGCGAGGCGATTCAAAAGCTTTCACACGTCGATGTCATCCTGATCGACACGGCCGGGCGAAGCCAGCGCGATTCGGCCAGGCTGACCGAGTTGGGCGAGTTCCTCGCCGCTGCGGCTCCCGATCAGATTCATCTTGTCTTGTCGAGCACGGCCGGCGAACCGGCGCTCCGCGACGCAATGGAACGGTTTGAGCAGGTCGGCGCGCGGCACGTCGTGTTCACGAAACTGGACGAGGCCGTGGGGTTCGGCGTGTTGCTCAATGTGTTGCATCGGACGGGTCTGCGCATGTCGTACTTTACGACGGGCCAGTCGGTTCCTGATGACATCGAGCCGGCGGCGGCGAGTCGTGTCGCCCGGTTGATTGTCGGCGGCGCGACGGCGGACCCGGATGACCCGGAACCAGTGGTCAACACGGCGTCAGGAAAGGAAGGGTACGTCGCGTGA
- the ylxH gene encoding Flagellum site-determining protein YlxH, protein MSAVPLDQASRLRDLMALNAPRAEAAFSCTAALQDASRAARVIAVASGKGGVGKTNVSVNLGICLARRGLRVVLIDADLGTANVDVLMKISSPYDLSHVVVGRRSVDDVLHAARPGLRVLRGASGMSAVADLDPRARGALIEQLTGLESACDVILLDCGAGISQNVVAFAAAADDVLVVLTPEPPAMTDAYALIKAMHGKPARGTVGLLVNQVSGYREGRECAERVAGVARRFLNAPVEMVGQIPRDGHVSQAVRMRVPVVERYPRSPASHALAILAERLEGRAVGLAGRHGFFHRVMRFFC, encoded by the coding sequence GTGAGCGCGGTGCCCCTAGATCAGGCGAGCCGGCTGCGCGACCTGATGGCGCTCAACGCGCCGCGCGCGGAAGCGGCGTTTTCCTGCACTGCGGCATTGCAGGATGCCTCGCGGGCGGCGCGCGTCATTGCCGTCGCCAGCGGCAAGGGTGGGGTTGGCAAGACAAACGTATCCGTCAACCTCGGCATCTGCCTGGCTCGGCGGGGCCTGCGCGTCGTGTTAATTGACGCCGACTTGGGTACCGCGAACGTCGATGTGCTGATGAAGATCTCGTCTCCATACGATCTGTCCCACGTCGTTGTCGGCCGCCGGTCGGTCGACGACGTCCTGCACGCCGCTCGCCCCGGCCTGCGCGTTTTGCGTGGTGCGTCCGGGATGAGCGCGGTGGCGGATCTGGACCCGCGTGCCCGCGGCGCGCTGATCGAGCAACTGACCGGGCTGGAGTCGGCGTGCGACGTGATCCTTCTCGATTGCGGAGCGGGGATTTCGCAAAACGTCGTCGCCTTCGCCGCTGCGGCGGACGACGTGCTGGTGGTCCTCACGCCCGAGCCGCCGGCCATGACCGATGCCTACGCGCTGATCAAGGCGATGCACGGTAAGCCGGCGCGGGGAACCGTGGGGTTGCTCGTGAACCAGGTGAGCGGCTACCGCGAGGGCCGGGAGTGTGCCGAGCGGGTGGCGGGGGTGGCGCGGCGGTTTCTGAATGCCCCGGTGGAGATGGTCGGGCAGATTCCGCGCGATGGGCACGTGAGCCAGGCGGTGCGGATGCGCGTGCCGGTGGTGGAGCGTTATCCGCGCAGCCCGGCGTCCCACGCACTGGCAATACTGGCAGAGCGGTTGGAGGGCCGCGCGGTAGGGCTGGCGGGTCGGCATGGATTCTTCCATCGCGTCATGCGATTTTTCTGCTGA
- a CDS encoding Putative addiction module component, producing MTTDARKLLESDMSLPAGDRAGLAARLIESLDSDSVEETRSAWDAEVSRRIAELDHGSVAPIPHSEAILRIKG from the coding sequence ATGACGACCGACGCACGCAAACTGCTGGAATCTGATATGTCGCTCCCGGCGGGTGATCGAGCGGGCCTGGCGGCGCGATTGATCGAAAGCCTCGATAGCGACTCGGTCGAGGAGACTCGATCTGCCTGGGACGCCGAGGTTAGCAGGCGCATTGCGGAGCTGGATCACGGTTCCGTTGCGCCGATACCCCACTCCGAAGCGATCCTGCGAATCAAAGGTTGA